From a single Hymenobacter sp. YIM 151500-1 genomic region:
- a CDS encoding C40 family peptidase — protein sequence MRYVWLVFLMLVGLLLGRFACARRPAQPATPAAGLPAHRTAYVVADRTPARADSIVAFALRQLGAPYSYAGTSPTTGFDCSGFVYYVFARYRVPVPHATALLISTGQPVPRAQARPGDIVVFTGTAATSTTPGHAGIVISQPGQTLRFVHSSSAKREPGVKISQVEGTDYERRFMGIRRVL from the coding sequence ATGCGCTACGTTTGGCTTGTTTTCCTGATGCTGGTGGGCCTGTTGCTGGGCCGCTTTGCCTGCGCCCGGCGCCCCGCTCAACCTGCTACCCCTGCCGCCGGGCTGCCCGCGCACCGCACGGCCTACGTGGTGGCAGACCGCACCCCGGCCCGCGCCGACAGCATTGTGGCCTTTGCCCTGCGCCAGCTAGGGGCGCCTTACAGCTACGCCGGCACCTCCCCCACCACCGGCTTCGACTGCTCCGGTTTTGTTTATTACGTGTTTGCCCGCTACCGCGTGCCGGTGCCCCATGCCACGGCCCTGCTCATCAGCACCGGCCAGCCCGTACCTCGCGCCCAAGCCCGCCCCGGCGACATTGTGGTGTTTACGGGCACGGCAGCCACCTCCACCACGCCGGGCCACGCCGGCATCGTCATCTCCCAGCCTGGCCAAACGCTGCGCTTCGTGCACTCCTCTTCCGCCAAACGCGAACCAGGCGTTAAAATCAGCCAGGTAGAAGGCACCGACTACGAACGCCGCTTTATGGGCATACGGAGAGTTTTATGA
- a CDS encoding DUF2147 domain-containing protein, which translates to MKKFLFLCLSVLLSAAGGASAQTLSPLGTWTNADKKATFEIYKCGNKLCGKIVTLTVPNDPKTGKPKTDTMNPDPKLRNRPRLGMVFMQGFEYDADNKWDDGKIYDPESGKTYSCYMKMLNANSMEVKGYIGFSLIGKSQTWTRVK; encoded by the coding sequence ATGAAAAAATTCCTGTTTCTCTGCCTGAGCGTGTTGCTGAGCGCTGCCGGCGGGGCTTCCGCTCAGACCCTCTCTCCCTTGGGTACCTGGACCAACGCCGATAAAAAAGCCACGTTTGAAATCTATAAGTGCGGTAACAAGCTGTGCGGCAAAATTGTAACGCTTACCGTTCCGAACGACCCCAAAACCGGCAAGCCCAAAACCGACACCATGAACCCCGACCCCAAGCTGCGCAACCGGCCGCGCCTGGGCATGGTATTCATGCAGGGCTTCGAGTATGACGCCGACAACAAGTGGGACGACGGTAAAATCTACGACCCCGAAAGCGGCAAAACGTACTCCTGCTACATGAAAATGCTGAACGCCAACTCCATGGAGGTGAAAGGCTACATCGGCTTCTCGCTGATCGGCAAGTCGCAAACCTGGACCCGGGTGAAGTAA